A region of Nocardioides sp. JS614 DNA encodes the following proteins:
- a CDS encoding MFS transporter codes for MSRDTLPTDLPPNAGRAATGVAIVLVAQLMLVLDATVVNVALPRIDADLGFGPASLSWILNAYTLAFGGLLLLGGRLGDVFGRLKVFEAGLAVFTLGSALGGLAQTPGQLVAARTLQGVGAALAAPSVLALLTTSAPDEAARNRAFALFGAVSSGGASIGLLLGGLLTDVGSWRWTLFINVPLGVAVLLLAPRYVDGTRRRPGRFDLVGAFAATFGAVSLVWALIGTPEHGWAAPRTLGGFAIGVALLALLARTEVRHPHPMVQPALLRSRPRVAALGVMALMIGANLSMFFLVVQYVQGVLGFGPLMAGVAFLPFSLGIFAISRVTPELLARFGARAMVLVGSAALAAGYTWLSTIGTTDSYPAAVFGPMVIAGLATGLVFMPVTATVLGGVEPEHAGSASGLLQTTQQLGSAVGVAAIVSVYAAGAVPGELVPGLQPAFLTSAAFAALATVVGLVGLPARAPRPVEIADEEVEAVAAEAA; via the coding sequence ATGTCCCGTGACACCCTCCCCACCGACCTCCCGCCGAACGCGGGACGGGCGGCCACCGGCGTCGCGATCGTGCTGGTCGCCCAGCTCATGCTCGTCCTGGACGCGACGGTCGTGAACGTCGCGCTCCCCCGCATCGACGCCGACCTGGGCTTCGGCCCGGCGTCGCTGTCGTGGATCCTCAACGCCTACACGCTCGCCTTCGGCGGCCTGCTCCTCCTGGGCGGCCGGCTCGGCGACGTCTTCGGTCGGCTCAAGGTCTTCGAGGCCGGGCTCGCCGTGTTCACCCTCGGCTCAGCGCTCGGCGGCCTCGCCCAGACCCCCGGGCAGCTGGTCGCCGCGCGCACCCTCCAGGGCGTCGGCGCCGCGCTCGCCGCGCCGAGCGTCCTGGCCCTGCTCACCACGAGCGCTCCCGACGAGGCCGCGCGCAACCGCGCGTTCGCGCTCTTCGGCGCGGTCTCCTCCGGCGGCGCCTCGATCGGCCTGCTGCTGGGCGGCCTGCTCACCGACGTCGGGTCGTGGCGCTGGACGCTGTTCATCAACGTCCCGCTCGGGGTCGCCGTGCTCCTGCTGGCGCCGCGGTACGTCGACGGGACCCGCCGCCGGCCCGGCCGCTTCGACCTCGTCGGCGCGTTCGCCGCGACCTTCGGCGCGGTGTCCCTCGTCTGGGCGCTGATCGGCACCCCCGAGCACGGCTGGGCCGCGCCGCGCACCCTCGGCGGCTTCGCGATCGGCGTCGCACTCCTCGCCCTGCTGGCCCGCACCGAGGTGCGGCACCCGCACCCGATGGTGCAGCCCGCCCTGCTGCGCAGCCGGCCCCGGGTCGCCGCGCTCGGCGTGATGGCGCTGATGATCGGCGCGAACCTGTCGATGTTCTTCCTGGTCGTGCAGTACGTCCAGGGCGTGCTCGGCTTCGGCCCGCTGATGGCGGGCGTCGCGTTCCTGCCGTTCAGCCTCGGCATCTTCGCGATCTCGCGCGTCACGCCCGAGCTGCTGGCCCGGTTCGGTGCCCGGGCGATGGTCCTGGTCGGCAGCGCCGCGCTGGCCGCCGGCTACACGTGGCTGAGCACGATCGGCACCACCGACTCCTACCCCGCGGCGGTGTTCGGGCCGATGGTGATCGCCGGTCTCGCCACCGGGCTGGTCTTCATGCCGGTGACCGCGACGGTGCTCGGCGGGGTCGAGCCCGAGCACGCCGGGTCCGCCTCCGGCCTGCTGCAGACCACGCAGCAGCTCGGCAGCGCCGTCGGCGTGGCCGCGATCGTGTCGGTCTACGCCGCGGGCGCCGTGCCCGGCGAGCTGGTCCCGGGCCTGCAGCCGGCGTTCCTCACCTCGGCGGCGTTCGCCGCGCTGGCGACGGTCGTCGGCCTGGTCGGGCTGCCCGCCCGGGCGCCGCGGCCGGTCGAGATCGCCGACGAGGAGGTCGAGGCGGTGGCCGCCGAGGCGGCTTGA
- a CDS encoding SRPBCC family protein yields the protein MVAVAFAVSREVAFDYLSDPRRRPEWQSSLARVEQVDGEVRAGQTWVDVTRPGPRPRMETTELDRPRRWSERGTWRGLAAVLTLDFAEVRAGCEVTATMRVSGRGAAALPARVLGLLAPRAVRADLRRAARLLTG from the coding sequence GTGGTAGCGGTCGCGTTCGCGGTGTCGCGCGAGGTCGCCTTCGACTACCTCTCCGACCCGCGCCGCCGTCCGGAGTGGCAGTCCAGCCTGGCCCGCGTCGAGCAGGTCGACGGCGAGGTCCGGGCCGGCCAGACCTGGGTCGACGTGACCCGGCCGGGGCCCCGGCCCCGGATGGAGACCACCGAGCTGGACCGGCCGCGGCGCTGGTCCGAGCGCGGCACGTGGCGCGGCCTCGCCGCCGTCCTCACGCTGGACTTCGCCGAGGTGCGGGCCGGCTGCGAGGTGACCGCGACGATGCGGGTCAGCGGCCGCGGTGCGGCGGCCCTCCCGGCCCGGGTGCTCGGCCTGCTGGCGCCGCGCGCGGTCCGTGCCGACCTGCGGCGCGCCGCGCGGCTGCTGACCGGCTGA
- a CDS encoding general stress protein codes for MSMPTGAPGASPLKLEFPQSLAVYDDYATAQKTVDYLSDQHFPVQHLMIVGTDLKRVERITGRLTTGRVALGGVLSGLWLGLFVGLVFALFVDENAFAMIVSTMLFGAVFGLIWALIGYALTRGQRDFSSVTQVVATRYEVLVEHKVAAQARELLAGLPGALPNPFA; via the coding sequence ATGAGCATGCCGACCGGAGCCCCGGGGGCCTCCCCGCTGAAGCTCGAGTTCCCCCAGTCCCTCGCCGTGTACGACGACTACGCGACCGCCCAGAAGACGGTCGACTACCTCTCCGACCAGCACTTCCCCGTGCAGCACCTGATGATCGTCGGCACCGACCTCAAGCGGGTCGAGCGGATCACCGGGCGGCTCACCACCGGCCGGGTCGCGCTCGGCGGCGTGCTGTCCGGGCTGTGGCTCGGCCTGTTCGTCGGCCTGGTGTTCGCGCTCTTCGTCGACGAGAACGCGTTCGCGATGATCGTCTCCACGATGTTGTTCGGCGCGGTCTTCGGGCTGATCTGGGCGCTGATCGGCTACGCCCTCACCCGCGGCCAGCGCGACTTCTCCTCGGTCACCCAGGTCGTGGCGACCCGGTACGAGGTGCTCGTGGAGCACAAGGTCGCCGCCCAGGCCCGCGAGCTGCTCGCCGGTCTGCCCGGGGCGCTGCCGAACCCGTTCGCGTAG
- the purQ gene encoding phosphoribosylformylglycinamidine synthase subunit PurQ, whose translation MRVGVVTFPGSLDDVDAQRAVRVAGHEVLALWHGDHDLRGVDAVILPGGFSYGDYLRCGAISRFSPVMTEVVEAAGRGMPVLGICNGFQILCESHLLPGALIRNDHRKFVCRDQRLRIENTDTPWTAAYAPDAEITVPLKNGEGGFVADAETLDRIEGEGRVVARYLDGNPNGSLRDIAGVTNERGNVVGLMPHPEHAVEDLTGPGTDGLGFFTSLAERVLA comes from the coding sequence GTGAGGGTCGGGGTCGTCACCTTCCCGGGCTCGCTCGACGACGTCGACGCCCAGCGCGCGGTCCGGGTGGCCGGCCACGAGGTGCTCGCACTCTGGCACGGCGACCACGACCTGCGCGGCGTGGACGCGGTGATCCTGCCGGGCGGCTTCTCGTACGGCGACTACCTGCGCTGCGGCGCGATCTCCCGGTTCTCCCCGGTGATGACCGAGGTGGTCGAGGCCGCCGGCCGGGGGATGCCGGTCCTCGGCATCTGCAACGGCTTCCAGATCCTGTGCGAGTCCCACCTGCTGCCGGGCGCGCTGATCCGCAACGACCATCGCAAGTTCGTCTGCCGCGACCAGCGGCTGCGCATCGAGAACACGGATACGCCCTGGACCGCGGCGTACGCCCCGGACGCCGAGATCACCGTCCCGTTGAAGAACGGCGAGGGCGGGTTCGTCGCCGACGCGGAGACCCTCGACCGGATCGAGGGCGAGGGCCGGGTGGTGGCCCGCTACCTCGACGGCAATCCCAACGGGTCGCTGCGCGACATCGCCGGCGTCACGAACGAGCGCGGCAACGTGGTCGGCCTGATGCCGCACCCCGAGCACGCCGTCGAGGACCTCACCGGCCCGGGCACCGACGGGCTCGGGTTCTTCACCAGCCTCGCGGAGCGGGTGCTGGCGTGA
- a CDS encoding DUF3817 domain-containing protein, with product MSPLLTFRRVAIAEAVTWALLLAGMFLKYVTETTELGVRVFGMLHGIVFIAYCLTTVLVAVDQRWSRGRLLLGLAAAVPPFATVPFDRYAERRGGLDTAWRLTSSAPAGRVERLTAWLLRNPLHGALAGGLAVVALTGVALLVGPPAG from the coding sequence GTGAGTCCGCTGCTGACCTTCCGCAGGGTCGCGATCGCCGAGGCGGTGACCTGGGCGCTGCTGCTGGCCGGCATGTTCCTCAAGTACGTCACCGAGACCACCGAGCTCGGCGTCCGGGTCTTCGGGATGCTGCACGGCATCGTGTTCATCGCCTACTGCCTGACCACCGTCCTGGTCGCCGTCGACCAGCGCTGGAGCCGCGGCCGCCTGCTGCTCGGCCTCGCGGCCGCGGTGCCGCCGTTCGCGACCGTGCCCTTCGATCGGTACGCCGAGCGCCGCGGCGGCCTCGACACCGCCTGGCGGCTCACCTCGTCCGCGCCGGCCGGCCGCGTCGAGCGGCTGACCGCGTGGCTGCTGCGCAACCCGCTGCACGGCGCGCTCGCGGGCGGCCTGGCCGTCGTCGCGCTGACCGGCGTCGCGCTGCTCGTCGGCCCGCCCGCGGGCTAG
- a CDS encoding glycoside hydrolase domain-containing protein: protein MSRPHLRTPRTLLRRALVTATGGLLAVTTVAALGTGGPADAAGTAPTATSTTTSTTTSTAAKPAAKRAANPVTPGDFTGFGFDQCHTPEQRKMNRWLQSSPFLAVGIYISGDSRACREQPELTPTWVRTQLAKGWRLLPITLGPQASCQPRFPRYGDDETIIPRPGANGGYSKAKKQGNAEAVKSVGVAADLGIAPGSTLWYDLEGFDLRNTRCRESALAFLSGWTWQIHRLGYASGVYSGASSGIKMLDDARVNRPGQVVLPDQIWLARWDGKANTSSSYLREDGWRPHARIKQYQGGHDETWGGVTINIDRNFLDVGRGMVAPSETHCGGVRVNFRNYETLRPPTETTTPGPGQVSALQCLLTEQEFYGGAINGRWTKATVKAIQAWQAGHDMAQREVWSRKNWMSLLSAGETPVLKLGSTGLAVRRLQRTLNAAGVSDSVRMNGMFKAETADAVRAYQQQVGTEVSGVAGYRTWRALSAGRL, encoded by the coding sequence ATGTCTCGCCCGCACCTCCGGACCCCGCGCACGCTGCTGCGCCGCGCGCTCGTCACGGCCACCGGTGGCCTGCTCGCCGTGACCACGGTCGCCGCGCTCGGCACCGGTGGCCCGGCCGACGCGGCCGGCACCGCGCCGACCGCCACGTCGACCACCACGTCGACCACCACGTCGACCGCTGCGAAGCCGGCCGCGAAGCGGGCCGCCAACCCGGTCACGCCGGGCGACTTCACCGGGTTCGGCTTCGACCAGTGCCACACGCCGGAGCAGCGCAAGATGAACCGCTGGCTGCAGAGCTCGCCGTTCCTCGCGGTCGGCATCTACATCTCCGGCGACTCCCGCGCCTGCCGCGAGCAGCCGGAGCTGACCCCCACCTGGGTCCGCACCCAGCTCGCGAAGGGCTGGCGGCTGCTGCCGATCACGCTCGGCCCGCAGGCCTCCTGCCAGCCGCGGTTCCCGCGGTACGGCGACGACGAGACGATCATCCCGCGCCCGGGCGCCAACGGCGGGTACAGCAAGGCCAAGAAGCAGGGCAACGCCGAGGCCGTCAAGAGCGTCGGCGTCGCCGCGGACCTGGGCATCGCGCCGGGCAGCACGCTCTGGTACGACCTCGAGGGCTTCGACCTGCGCAACACCAGGTGCCGGGAGTCCGCGCTCGCCTTCCTCAGCGGCTGGACCTGGCAGATCCACCGGCTCGGCTACGCCTCGGGCGTGTACTCCGGCGCCAGCTCCGGCATCAAGATGCTCGACGACGCGCGGGTGAACCGGCCCGGCCAGGTCGTGCTGCCCGACCAGATCTGGCTGGCCCGCTGGGACGGCAAGGCGAACACCTCCTCGTCGTACCTCCGCGAGGACGGGTGGCGACCGCACGCCCGGATCAAGCAGTACCAGGGCGGGCACGACGAGACGTGGGGCGGCGTGACGATCAACATCGACCGCAACTTCCTCGACGTCGGCCGGGGCATGGTCGCGCCCTCGGAGACCCACTGCGGCGGGGTGCGGGTCAACTTCCGCAACTACGAGACGCTGCGGCCGCCGACGGAGACGACCACGCCCGGGCCGGGCCAGGTCAGCGCCCTGCAGTGCCTGCTGACCGAGCAGGAGTTCTACGGCGGCGCGATCAACGGCCGCTGGACCAAGGCCACCGTCAAGGCGATCCAGGCCTGGCAGGCCGGGCACGACATGGCGCAGCGCGAGGTGTGGTCGCGCAAGAACTGGATGTCGTTGCTGTCGGCCGGCGAGACCCCGGTGCTCAAGCTCGGCTCGACCGGGCTCGCCGTACGGCGCCTGCAACGCACGCTCAACGCCGCCGGCGTCTCGGACTCGGTGAGGATGAACGGGATGTTCAAGGCCGAGACGGCGGACGCGGTGCGGGCCTACCAGCAGCAGGTCGGCACCGAGGTCTCCGGCGTGGCGGGGTACCGGACCTGGCGGGCGCTCTCCGCGGGGCGGCTCTGA
- the purS gene encoding phosphoribosylformylglycinamidine synthase subunit PurS, with the protein MPRVVVDVMPKPEILDPQGKAVLGALPRLGFSGVTDVRQGKRFELEVDGELTDEVLEQVRQMAATLLSNPVIEDFTVAVETIPTVVEAAESHS; encoded by the coding sequence GTGCCGCGCGTAGTCGTCGATGTCATGCCCAAGCCCGAGATCCTCGATCCCCAGGGCAAGGCCGTCCTCGGCGCGCTGCCGCGCCTGGGCTTCAGCGGCGTCACCGACGTCCGTCAGGGCAAGCGGTTCGAGCTCGAGGTCGACGGCGAGCTGACCGACGAGGTGCTCGAGCAGGTCCGCCAGATGGCCGCGACCCTGCTCTCCAACCCCGTGATCGAGGACTTCACCGTCGCGGTCGAGACGATCCCCACGGTCGTCGAGGCGGCGGAGTCCCACTCGTGA
- the purL gene encoding phosphoribosylformylglycinamidine synthase subunit PurL: MLDTVAVAAEDPHHDQPWADLGLKADEYARIREILGRRPTSSELAMYSVMWSEHCSYKSSKVHLKQFSELAEVLAQRQPDAGRLLAGIGENAGVVDIGQGYAVTFKVESHNHPSYVEPYQGAATGVGGIVRDILAMGARPVAVMDPLRFGPLDADDTHRVLPGIVAGVGGYGNCLGLPNIGGEAVFDATYLGNPLVNALCVGVLRHEDLHLAKASGVGNQVILYGARTGGDGIGGVSVLASETFDADGPAKRPSVQVGDPFMEKLLIECTLEIFAAGLVAGIQDLGGAGLSCATSELASAGDGGMHVELDRVPLRDSTLAPEEILMSESQERMMAVVEPDDVAAFLAICAKWDVEAVVVGEVTDTGRLQIDWHGERVVDVPPRSVAHDGPTYHRPFARPAWQDDLQADAAESLPRPGSGDELRKTLLTLVASPNLCDKSWITDQYDRYVRGNTVLAQPSDSGMVRVDEETDLGVALATDCNGRFALLDPYAGAQLALAEAYRNVATGGATPLAISDCLNFGSPEDPAVMWQFAEACRGLKDGCLELGIPVTGGNVSLYNQTGETAILPTPVVAVLGVIEDVTRRTPSAWSTGGERVFLLGETREELSGSEWAHVVHGHLGGLPPQLDLEAERTLAELLHDAVGLVSSAHDLSDGGLAQALVEGALRHGVGVSVEVPDDAFVGLFSESPGRVVVTVPDGAAERLVELAERHGVELTALGVTGGDALVVEGQFEIPLDELRDAWTTTLPAALG; this comes from the coding sequence GTGCTCGACACCGTCGCCGTCGCCGCCGAGGACCCCCACCACGACCAGCCGTGGGCCGACCTCGGCCTCAAGGCCGACGAGTACGCCCGGATCCGCGAGATCCTCGGCCGCCGGCCCACGAGCTCCGAGCTCGCGATGTACTCGGTGATGTGGAGCGAGCACTGCTCCTACAAGAGCTCCAAGGTGCACCTCAAGCAGTTCTCCGAGCTCGCCGAGGTGCTCGCTCAGCGCCAGCCCGACGCCGGGCGCCTGCTCGCCGGCATCGGCGAGAACGCCGGCGTGGTCGACATCGGCCAGGGCTATGCGGTCACCTTCAAGGTCGAGTCGCACAACCACCCGTCGTACGTCGAGCCCTACCAGGGCGCGGCCACCGGCGTCGGCGGCATCGTCCGCGACATTCTGGCCATGGGGGCCCGCCCCGTCGCCGTGATGGATCCGCTGCGGTTCGGGCCGCTCGACGCGGACGACACGCACCGGGTGCTGCCCGGGATCGTCGCGGGGGTGGGTGGCTACGGCAACTGTCTGGGCCTGCCGAACATCGGCGGCGAGGCGGTCTTCGACGCGACGTATCTCGGCAACCCGCTGGTCAACGCGCTGTGCGTGGGTGTGCTCCGCCACGAGGACCTGCACCTCGCCAAGGCGTCCGGCGTCGGCAACCAGGTGATCCTGTACGGCGCCCGCACCGGCGGCGACGGCATCGGCGGCGTCAGCGTGCTCGCCAGCGAGACCTTCGACGCCGACGGCCCCGCCAAGCGGCCGAGCGTCCAGGTCGGCGACCCCTTCATGGAGAAGCTGCTCATCGAGTGCACGCTCGAGATCTTCGCCGCCGGCCTGGTCGCCGGCATCCAGGACCTCGGCGGCGCCGGCCTGTCCTGCGCCACCTCGGAGCTCGCGTCCGCCGGCGACGGCGGCATGCACGTCGAGCTCGACCGGGTCCCCCTGCGCGACTCCACGCTCGCGCCGGAGGAGATCTTGATGAGCGAGTCGCAGGAGCGGATGATGGCGGTCGTCGAGCCCGACGACGTCGCGGCGTTCCTCGCGATCTGCGCGAAGTGGGACGTCGAGGCCGTCGTGGTCGGCGAGGTCACCGACACCGGGCGGCTCCAGATCGACTGGCACGGCGAGCGCGTGGTCGACGTCCCGCCGCGGAGCGTCGCGCACGACGGGCCGACGTACCACCGCCCCTTCGCCCGGCCCGCCTGGCAGGACGACCTGCAGGCCGACGCCGCGGAGTCGCTGCCGCGCCCGGGCTCGGGCGACGAGCTGCGCAAGACCCTGCTGACCCTGGTCGCCAGCCCCAACCTGTGCGACAAGTCGTGGATCACCGACCAGTACGACCGTTACGTGCGCGGCAACACCGTGCTCGCGCAGCCCAGCGACAGCGGCATGGTCCGCGTCGACGAGGAGACCGACCTCGGCGTCGCGCTCGCGACCGACTGCAACGGCCGGTTCGCGCTCCTCGACCCGTACGCAGGCGCCCAGCTCGCCCTCGCGGAGGCCTACCGCAACGTGGCCACCGGCGGCGCGACGCCGCTGGCGATCTCCGACTGCCTCAACTTCGGCTCACCCGAGGACCCGGCCGTGATGTGGCAGTTCGCCGAGGCGTGCCGCGGCCTGAAGGACGGCTGCCTCGAGCTCGGCATCCCGGTCACCGGCGGCAACGTCAGCCTCTACAACCAGACGGGCGAGACCGCGATCCTCCCGACCCCGGTGGTCGCCGTGCTCGGCGTGATCGAGGACGTCACCCGCCGTACGCCGTCGGCCTGGTCGACCGGGGGTGAGCGGGTCTTCCTGCTGGGCGAGACCCGCGAGGAGCTCTCGGGGTCGGAGTGGGCGCACGTCGTCCACGGCCATCTCGGCGGGCTCCCGCCGCAGCTCGACCTGGAGGCCGAGCGCACCCTCGCCGAGCTGCTCCACGACGCCGTCGGCCTGGTCAGCTCCGCCCACGACCTCTCCGACGGCGGGCTCGCGCAGGCGCTCGTCGAGGGCGCCCTGCGCCACGGCGTGGGCGTGTCCGTCGAGGTCCCCGACGACGCGTTCGTCGGGCTCTTCAGCGAGTCGCCGGGCCGGGTCGTCGTGACCGTCCCCGACGGTGCCGCCGAGCGGCTGGTCGAGCTCGCCGAGCGCCACGGGGTCGAGCTGACCGCGCTCGGCGTCACCGGTGGCGACGCCCTGGTGGTCGAGGGCCAGTTCGAGATCCCGCTCGACGAGCTGCGCGACGCCTGGACCACCACCCTGCCCGCGGCGCTCGGCTGA
- a CDS encoding TetR/AcrR family transcriptional regulator, translated as MSSSVRADARRNYDRIVEVAREVFREQGYDASLDEIAKRAGVGPGTLYRHFPKRENLLDAVMQSWVDRVNDTADKAMAREGSARDVLLGWFEDYVRLISVHRGGPAKITSAMGDPDSPIITKCQVLAGANDRVIERLRADGALRADIETVQVCRLVGGVATVADQGDLDPDAVRPMLEVVADGLLR; from the coding sequence GTGAGCTCTTCCGTGCGTGCCGATGCCAGGCGCAACTACGACCGGATCGTCGAGGTCGCGCGGGAGGTCTTCCGCGAGCAGGGGTACGACGCCTCGCTCGACGAGATCGCCAAGCGCGCGGGCGTCGGCCCCGGCACCCTCTACCGGCACTTCCCGAAGCGGGAGAACCTGCTCGACGCGGTCATGCAGTCCTGGGTCGACCGGGTGAACGACACCGCCGACAAGGCGATGGCGCGCGAGGGCTCGGCCCGCGACGTGCTGCTGGGCTGGTTCGAGGACTACGTCCGGCTGATCAGCGTGCACCGAGGGGGCCCGGCGAAGATCACCTCCGCGATGGGCGACCCCGACTCCCCGATCATCACCAAGTGCCAGGTGCTGGCCGGGGCCAACGACCGGGTGATCGAGCGGCTGCGCGCCGACGGCGCCCTGCGTGCGGACATCGAGACCGTCCAGGTGTGCCGCCTGGTCGGCGGCGTCGCGACCGTCGCCGACCAGGGCGACCTGGACCCCGACGCCGTCCGCCCGATGCTCGAGGTCGTCGCCGACGGCCTGCTGCGCTAG
- a CDS encoding phosphoribosylaminoimidazolesuccinocarboxamide synthase — MADLNLPTAPVIPGATHLHSGKVRDLYELPGGELLMVASDRISIFDFVLDTTIPDKGEILTRMSLWWFDRLADLVPNHVLSTDVPPEVRGRAVVCERLAMYPVECVARGYLTGSGLVDYRASGAVCGIALPAGLVDGSRLPEPVFTPATKAELGEHDENVSYDAVAGTVGADRAAELRDLTLRVYARAESIARERGIILADTKLEFGARPDGTTVLADEVLTPDSSRFWPAAEWEPGHAQPSYDKQIVRNWALSPESGWDRSSGEAPPPLPAEVVERTRSRYVEAFELLTGERW, encoded by the coding sequence GTGGCCGACCTCAACCTCCCGACCGCGCCGGTGATCCCGGGCGCCACGCACCTCCACTCCGGCAAGGTCCGCGACCTCTACGAGCTGCCGGGCGGCGAGCTGCTGATGGTCGCCAGCGACCGGATCTCGATCTTCGACTTCGTGCTGGACACGACGATCCCGGACAAGGGCGAGATCCTGACCCGGATGTCGCTGTGGTGGTTCGACCGGCTCGCCGACCTGGTCCCCAACCACGTGCTCTCGACCGACGTGCCCCCCGAGGTGAGGGGCCGTGCCGTCGTGTGCGAGCGGCTGGCGATGTACCCCGTCGAGTGCGTCGCCCGCGGCTACCTCACCGGCTCCGGCCTGGTCGACTACCGGGCCTCCGGCGCCGTCTGCGGGATCGCGCTCCCGGCCGGGCTGGTGGACGGCAGCCGGCTGCCGGAGCCGGTCTTCACCCCGGCCACCAAGGCCGAGCTCGGCGAGCACGACGAGAACGTCTCGTACGACGCGGTCGCGGGCACCGTCGGGGCCGACCGCGCGGCCGAGCTGCGGGACCTCACGCTGCGCGTCTACGCCCGGGCCGAGTCGATCGCCCGCGAGCGCGGCATCATCCTCGCCGACACCAAGCTGGAGTTCGGTGCCCGCCCCGACGGCACGACGGTCCTCGCGGACGAGGTGCTGACGCCCGACTCGTCGCGGTTCTGGCCGGCCGCCGAGTGGGAGCCCGGCCACGCGCAGCCGTCGTACGACAAGCAGATCGTGCGCAACTGGGCGCTCTCCCCGGAGTCGGGCTGGGACCGCTCGTCGGGCGAGGCGCCGCCGCCGCTGCCGGCCGAGGTGGTCGAGCGGACCCGCAGCCGGTACGTCGAGGCCTTCGAGCTGCTGACCGGGGAGCGGTGGTAG
- a CDS encoding long-chain-fatty-acid--CoA ligase — translation MTTYNLATLLEDSAATHPDRTAIVLGDTRLSYAEVDTFANMVANLLVSRGIRPGDKVALSCPNLPYFTVVYFGILKAGATVVPLNVLLKAREVAYHLGDSEAKAYFCFEGTPELPIGAAGHAGFSETPGCEHFFMITAGLGDPSPIDGTETMAQAMGAQPATFETVATDEDDTAVILYTSGTTGQPKGAELRHRNMRDNALLGEPLFGADPDQPDTYLCVLPLFHSFGQTVSQNGAFAYGGTVVMLPRFEAHAALQLMLKERITFFAGVPTMYWGLLGALEDGIDVTALAENLRVAVSGGAALPVEVHKEFEKRFGVTILEGYGLSETSPVASFSRYGEPARPGSIGVPVPGAEMKLIGPDWAEVEGPGEHGEIGEIAIKGHNVMKGYFNRPEATAEVIRDGWFRSGDLARRDEDGWYYIVDRSKDMIIRGGYNVYPREIEEVLMTHPDVSLAAVIGVPDESHGEEIKAVVIRTDGSELTEADLIAWSKEQMANYKYPRQVEFATSLPMTSTGKILKRELS, via the coding sequence GTGACGACGTACAACCTGGCGACCCTGCTCGAGGACAGCGCCGCGACCCACCCGGACCGCACGGCGATCGTGCTGGGCGACACCCGGCTCAGCTACGCCGAGGTCGACACGTTCGCGAACATGGTCGCCAACCTGCTGGTGTCCCGTGGCATCCGGCCGGGCGACAAGGTCGCGCTGTCGTGCCCGAACCTGCCGTACTTCACGGTCGTCTACTTCGGCATCCTCAAGGCCGGCGCGACCGTCGTCCCCCTCAACGTGCTGCTCAAGGCGCGTGAGGTCGCCTACCACCTCGGCGACTCCGAGGCGAAGGCGTACTTCTGCTTCGAGGGCACGCCGGAGCTGCCGATCGGTGCGGCCGGGCACGCCGGGTTCAGCGAAACCCCGGGCTGCGAGCACTTCTTCATGATCACCGCCGGCCTCGGCGACCCCTCGCCGATCGACGGCACGGAGACCATGGCGCAGGCGATGGGCGCGCAGCCCGCGACCTTCGAGACCGTCGCGACCGACGAGGACGACACCGCGGTGATCCTCTACACGTCCGGCACCACCGGCCAGCCGAAGGGCGCCGAGCTGCGGCACCGGAACATGCGCGACAACGCACTGCTGGGTGAGCCGCTGTTCGGCGCGGACCCGGACCAGCCGGACACCTACCTGTGCGTCCTGCCGCTGTTCCACTCGTTCGGCCAGACCGTCTCCCAGAACGGCGCCTTCGCGTACGGCGGCACGGTCGTGATGCTGCCCCGCTTCGAGGCGCACGCGGCGCTCCAGCTGATGCTGAAGGAGCGGATCACGTTCTTCGCCGGCGTGCCCACGATGTACTGGGGGCTGCTCGGCGCGCTCGAGGACGGCATCGACGTGACCGCGCTCGCCGAGAACCTGCGGGTCGCGGTGTCCGGCGGCGCCGCCCTGCCGGTGGAGGTGCACAAGGAGTTCGAGAAGCGGTTCGGCGTCACGATCCTCGAGGGCTACGGCCTGTCCGAGACGTCGCCGGTCGCCAGCTTCTCCAGGTACGGCGAGCCCGCGCGGCCCGGCTCGATCGGGGTGCCGGTCCCGGGCGCGGAGATGAAGCTGATCGGACCGGACTGGGCCGAGGTTGAGGGCCCCGGCGAGCACGGCGAGATCGGCGAGATCGCGATCAAGGGCCACAACGTGATGAAGGGCTACTTCAACCGGCCCGAGGCCACCGCCGAGGTGATCCGCGACGGCTGGTTCCGCTCCGGCGACCTGGCCCGCCGCGACGAGGACGGCTGGTACTACATCGTCGACCGGTCCAAGGACATGATCATCCGCGGCGGCTACAACGTGTACCCGCGCGAGATCGAGGAGGTCCTGATGACCCACCCGGACGTCTCGCTGGCCGCGGTCATCGGCGTACCCGACGAGAGCCACGGCGAGGAGATCAAGGCCGTGGTGATCCGCACCGACGGCTCCGAGCTCACCGAAGCGGACCTGATCGCGTGGTCCAAGGAGCAGATGGCCAACTACAAGTACCCGCGCCAGGTCGAGTTCGCCACCTCGCTGCCGATGACCTCCACCGGGAAGATCCTCAAGCGCGAGCTGAGCTGA